A window of Desertibacillus haloalkaliphilus contains these coding sequences:
- a CDS encoding ABC transporter substrate-binding protein → MKRKTSLLFFLAVMLIGMVILSGCGSDQTGSEPAPETEVADQTEETNDTETADTRVITHEMGETEISGTPERVVVLEFSFVDALASLGITPVGIADDDDSERIIGPIAEQIGDYTSVGARKEPSFEIIASLQPDLIIADLNRHKDSYEQFSEIAPTIVLSSLSANYQENIDAFPVIAEALGATEEANQRMAEHEELISEYKANVPEDEHRTFLPAVVTETGFHAHSSTSYTGSLLETLGFVNAIQGEGVEDATNKIDLETVVEHNPDILFLMTAGGETIVNEWENNPLWQEVSAVKNGHVYEVDRNEWSRFRGLIAAELIVEDTINHLYEQE, encoded by the coding sequence ATGAAAAGAAAAACATCTTTGCTATTTTTTTTAGCAGTTATGCTAATAGGGATGGTCATCCTATCGGGGTGTGGTTCTGATCAGACGGGCAGTGAACCCGCACCAGAAACAGAAGTAGCAGATCAGACGGAAGAAACAAATGATACGGAAACTGCTGATACAAGAGTGATTACGCATGAAATGGGAGAAACAGAAATTAGTGGGACACCTGAACGAGTAGTTGTACTTGAGTTTTCATTTGTTGATGCACTAGCTTCACTTGGTATTACGCCAGTAGGGATTGCTGATGACGATGATTCGGAACGAATTATCGGCCCGATTGCAGAACAAATTGGTGATTATACGTCTGTTGGCGCGAGAAAAGAGCCGAGCTTTGAGATTATCGCAAGTTTACAACCAGACTTAATCATCGCCGATTTAAACCGCCATAAGGACTCATATGAGCAATTCAGTGAGATTGCACCAACGATCGTATTATCTAGTTTAAGTGCAAATTATCAAGAAAACATTGATGCATTTCCTGTGATTGCTGAAGCTCTTGGAGCAACGGAAGAAGCAAACCAACGTATGGCTGAACACGAGGAGTTAATTAGTGAATACAAAGCTAATGTACCCGAAGATGAACATCGTACATTCTTACCTGCAGTAGTAACAGAAACAGGTTTTCATGCTCACTCTTCGACTTCTTATACAGGGTCTTTACTTGAAACATTAGGATTTGTAAATGCGATTCAAGGTGAAGGTGTTGAAGATGCTACAAATAAAATTGATTTAGAAACAGTAGTAGAGCATAATCCAGATATTTTATTTTTAATGACGGCTGGTGGCGAAACCATTGTCAATGAGTGGGAAAATAACCCTTTATGGCAAGAAGTGAGTGCCGTAAAAAACGGCCATGTTTATGAAGTCGATCGTAATGAGTGGTCTCGTTTCCGTGGTTTAATTGCAGCGGAACTCATCGTTGAAGATACGATTAATCATTTATATGAACAGGAATAG
- a CDS encoding FecCD family ABC transporter permease, producing MINHDTNLTHMIRKIDRPKLLLIILPIAIILFSLISTGVGAVFIPPQEVVAVLLGSGNDMNTFLIESYRIPRIVLAILIGAGLAVSGTILQGIIRNPLASPDVIGITKGAGLAAVIVIILFPNSPVYVLPVSAFAGAMAVALILYLMVYKQGIQPTTLALGGVALGAICHAGIQYFMIKYPLEINAALIWLTGSLWSRGWDQIYGVLPWILILLPLTMVLAIKLDILNLGDDVAQGLGESVTKVRLLMLMIAVALAASCVAAVGSIGFIGLIAPHIARKLIGVKHKHLLPISAMIGSLLVVIADAIGRGIVPPKEIPVGIVIAVIGAPYFLYLLRNSKNSF from the coding sequence ATGATTAACCATGATACAAACCTAACTCATATGATAAGGAAAATAGATAGGCCTAAACTATTATTAATTATTTTACCGATTGCAATTATATTATTTTCTCTCATTAGTACTGGTGTAGGGGCAGTATTCATCCCTCCGCAAGAAGTGGTTGCTGTTTTGCTAGGCTCAGGAAACGATATGAATACATTCCTTATCGAAAGTTACCGAATTCCCCGAATTGTGCTAGCGATTCTTATAGGAGCTGGTTTAGCAGTTTCAGGGACCATTTTACAAGGAATTATTCGAAATCCATTAGCATCCCCTGACGTCATTGGAATTACAAAAGGTGCAGGGCTTGCTGCTGTTATCGTGATTATCTTGTTCCCGAATTCACCTGTTTACGTATTGCCTGTTTCTGCTTTCGCTGGTGCGATGGCTGTTGCTCTAATTCTTTATTTAATGGTTTATAAACAAGGGATTCAGCCGACAACCTTAGCTTTAGGTGGCGTTGCCTTAGGGGCAATCTGTCATGCGGGAATTCAGTATTTCATGATTAAGTATCCGCTTGAAATTAATGCAGCTTTAATTTGGTTAACAGGAAGCTTATGGTCACGGGGATGGGACCAAATTTACGGGGTTCTTCCCTGGATTCTTATTTTGTTACCTTTAACAATGGTTTTAGCGATAAAGCTAGATATTTTAAACCTTGGAGATGATGTCGCACAAGGTCTAGGTGAGAGTGTAACAAAAGTCCGCTTGCTTATGTTAATGATAGCTGTAGCTTTGGCCGCTTCTTGTGTGGCTGCTGTGGGATCAATCGGTTTTATCGGTTTAATTGCACCTCACATAGCAAGGAAACTTATAGGTGTGAAGCACAAACATTTGCTACCTATCTCAGCAATGATTGGTTCATTGTTGGTCGTAATAGCTGATGCAATCGGGAGAGGGATCGTTCCACCGAAGGAAATTCCGGTTGGGATTGTGATAGCCGTGATAGGAGCACCTTATTTTTTATATTTATTACGTAACTCAAAGAATAGTTTTTAA
- a CDS encoding FecCD family ABC transporter permease, protein MFNRLSNRYFYFGFLFILGISVLSVGILMSTSVGMADVHFSHVIESFFIADLAKEHLIVQTVRLPRAVIACIIGANLAVAGAIMQAITRNPLASPQIFGINAGASFMVVLSTVLFAGFSSSTLVYFAFIGAAIGGIMVYYLGSSGSGLTPVKLALAGIAIHLFLSALTEGLIIFNEHTTEGVLFWLAGAIDSKSWQDVKLILPWAVTGLICSFLLAKSISILSLGDNVAKGLGQSIGWIRLLSGGLVIILAGASVAVAGPIGFVGLIIPHIARYLVGVDYRVVLPFSALFGAILLVYADVIARFIAFPYESPVGIVTALLGAPYFFYLISRRRKMS, encoded by the coding sequence ATGTTTAATCGATTGTCAAACCGATATTTTTATTTTGGGTTTCTTTTTATACTTGGGATTTCTGTTCTAAGTGTCGGGATATTGATGAGCACATCTGTAGGTATGGCTGATGTTCACTTCAGTCATGTGATCGAATCGTTTTTTATTGCTGATTTAGCTAAAGAGCATTTGATCGTGCAAACGGTTCGTTTACCGAGAGCTGTAATTGCTTGTATCATCGGAGCAAATTTAGCAGTCGCCGGTGCGATTATGCAAGCGATTACCCGTAACCCCCTTGCTTCGCCCCAAATATTTGGGATTAATGCAGGGGCCTCTTTCATGGTTGTTCTTTCCACTGTTTTATTTGCTGGATTCTCTTCATCTACGCTTGTTTATTTTGCTTTTATAGGTGCAGCCATTGGAGGAATCATGGTTTATTATTTAGGTTCTTCAGGTAGTGGTTTAACACCTGTGAAACTAGCTTTAGCTGGAATTGCCATTCACTTATTTTTGAGTGCATTAACAGAAGGGCTCATTATCTTTAATGAGCATACAACAGAAGGGGTTCTGTTTTGGTTAGCGGGAGCGATTGATAGTAAAAGTTGGCAAGATGTAAAACTAATATTGCCATGGGCTGTCACTGGGCTGATTTGTTCATTCTTGTTAGCTAAATCAATCAGTATCTTAAGTCTCGGTGATAATGTCGCCAAAGGACTAGGGCAAAGTATTGGCTGGATTCGGTTGTTATCAGGGGGGTTAGTCATTATCTTAGCAGGAGCTTCCGTTGCTGTTGCAGGTCCGATTGGTTTTGTAGGACTGATTATTCCTCATATTGCTAGGTATCTTGTTGGTGTTGATTATCGTGTAGTACTGCCATTTTCAGCTTTATTTGGAGCGATACTACTTGTCTATGCTGATGTGATTGCTAGGTTTATTGCATTTCCGTATGAGTCACCCGTTGGAATTGTGACGGCTTTATTAGGTGCCCCTTACTTCTTTTATTTAATCAGTAGGAGGCGAAAGATGTCATGA
- a CDS encoding alkaline phosphatase, with protein MAMIFERKWWMLMKQKMIQALLVLLFMGGSVSPVAGTMLNQVDMHTIKQESVQNIDQPKNIILMIADGMGVGQMEIARIFEYGREGELFIETLPHTAFMRTYSADHSTTDSAAAGTALATGQKTNNGLIGVSPGGDELLSILKIFKESGKSVGVVSTNTVTDATPAAFVANVDDRWKGQVKIARQLYENNCDIILGGGRKFFTSVEEDEDLLSLFQNNGYDYVQTKGELAKVRPDANTKLLGLFHDSHMNFLGDRAYVESKEPTLVEMTEKAISTASQNEDGFFLMIEGARIDHASHAADFSGIWREVIDFDRAVRSAVKWAHQDQETLVVVVSDHETMGVAATEPIDIESLKKIDVSPQFMAAQLQVDEQTNRFTNESIHAVFLTYANINLTDEEIDLFQSEILERDEGIYPEHKVGWEIGSFIAQHYQGGIIDSDIRKASKTTSGHTSNLVPIFAYGLGANRFNGVLDNTDIPKIILSISRMR; from the coding sequence ATGGCTATGATTTTTGAGAGAAAGTGGTGGATGCTGATGAAGCAGAAGATGATACAAGCTTTATTGGTTTTGTTGTTCATGGGGGGCTCAGTCAGTCCTGTTGCGGGGACGATGCTTAATCAGGTAGACATGCACACAATAAAACAAGAAAGCGTTCAAAACATTGATCAACCTAAAAATATTATACTAATGATTGCCGATGGTATGGGGGTTGGACAAATGGAGATCGCTCGTATATTTGAATATGGGAGGGAAGGCGAATTATTTATAGAAACCCTTCCACATACGGCTTTCATGAGAACATATTCAGCTGACCACTCAACAACTGATTCTGCAGCGGCAGGGACAGCTTTAGCAACTGGCCAAAAAACGAACAATGGTTTGATTGGAGTTTCTCCGGGCGGCGATGAACTGTTAAGCATTTTAAAGATATTCAAGGAGAGTGGCAAATCAGTTGGTGTTGTTTCGACCAATACAGTGACAGATGCGACCCCGGCTGCTTTTGTTGCAAATGTTGATGATCGTTGGAAAGGACAAGTGAAAATTGCCCGTCAGTTGTATGAAAATAACTGTGATATTATTCTTGGCGGTGGAAGGAAATTCTTTACTTCTGTTGAGGAAGATGAGGATTTACTATCATTATTCCAAAACAATGGGTATGATTACGTGCAAACAAAAGGCGAGCTAGCGAAGGTTAGGCCTGATGCTAATACAAAGTTACTTGGTTTGTTTCATGATTCACATATGAATTTTTTAGGTGATCGTGCCTATGTCGAAAGCAAAGAGCCTACACTTGTAGAAATGACTGAAAAGGCGATTTCAACAGCTTCACAAAACGAAGACGGATTTTTCTTAATGATTGAAGGAGCGAGAATAGATCATGCCTCGCATGCAGCCGACTTTAGTGGGATTTGGAGAGAGGTCATTGATTTTGATCGGGCTGTGCGTTCTGCAGTCAAATGGGCCCATCAAGATCAGGAAACATTAGTCGTTGTGGTGTCCGATCATGAAACAATGGGAGTTGCGGCCACAGAACCAATCGATATTGAAAGTCTCAAAAAAATTGACGTATCTCCGCAGTTTATGGCCGCACAATTGCAAGTCGATGAGCAAACGAACCGTTTTACAAACGAAAGCATTCATGCCGTTTTTTTAACATACGCGAACATAAATCTTACTGATGAAGAAATTGACTTGTTTCAAAGTGAAATTTTGGAGCGAGATGAAGGGATCTATCCAGAACATAAGGTAGGCTGGGAAATCGGAAGTTTCATTGCACAACATTATCAAGGAGGAATCATTGATTCAGATATCAGAAAAGCGAGTAAGACGACTTCGGGTCATACAAGTAACCTCGTGCCTATTTTTGCTTACGGTTTAGGTGCTAATAGGTTTAATGGAGTACTTGATAATACAGATATTCCAAAGATCATTTTGAGTATTAGTCGAATGAGATAA
- a CDS encoding ABC transporter ATP-binding protein: protein MGKLSAEQLYLGYESSTIVENLNLTIPEGEITILIGSNGCGKSTILRSFARLLHPKKGAVYLNGEDIQKQSSKSVAKKLAILPQGPQAPEGLTVKELCYYGRHPHKGIFSKSTDDDHEIVEWALHATGLTSLAERSLDALSGGQRQRAWIAMALSQGTDLLLLDEPTTYLDLAHQIEVLELLKRLNHEYGRTIIMVLHDLNQASRYADHLVSISDGDVYQQGPPAEVFTEDMLKDVFGLECKIISDPVVGTPMCVPFGVSKPKNVKKAMLG, encoded by the coding sequence ATGGGGAAGTTAAGTGCAGAACAACTTTATTTAGGATATGAATCTTCGACGATTGTTGAGAATTTAAACCTGACGATTCCAGAAGGCGAGATTACCATACTTATTGGTTCTAATGGTTGTGGAAAGTCAACGATTTTACGTTCCTTTGCAAGGTTATTACACCCAAAAAAAGGAGCAGTTTATCTTAACGGTGAGGACATTCAAAAGCAGTCGTCAAAATCGGTCGCCAAGAAATTAGCGATCTTACCACAGGGCCCACAAGCGCCGGAGGGATTAACGGTTAAAGAATTATGTTACTATGGTCGTCATCCTCATAAAGGTATCTTTTCTAAAAGTACAGATGATGATCACGAGATCGTGGAGTGGGCGCTTCATGCAACAGGGCTGACTTCCTTGGCAGAACGGTCTTTAGATGCTTTATCTGGAGGACAACGTCAAAGAGCTTGGATTGCGATGGCTCTGTCTCAAGGAACGGATCTGCTCTTATTAGATGAACCAACCACATATTTAGACTTAGCGCATCAAATTGAGGTGTTAGAGCTTTTAAAACGGTTAAATCATGAATATGGACGTACAATTATTATGGTTTTACACGATTTAAACCAAGCTTCTAGATATGCTGATCATTTAGTAAGTATTAGTGATGGCGACGTTTATCAGCAAGGGCCCCCGGCAGAAGTATTTACCGAAGACATGTTAAAGGATGTTTTTGGATTAGAGTGTAAAATCATTTCCGATCCTGTTGTTGGTACTCCAATGTGTGTACCGTTTGGTGTATCTAAACCTAAGAATGTCAAAAAAGCGATGTTAGGCTAA
- a CDS encoding nitroreductase family protein, translating to MEGKTNSIVAKVIRERRSIKSGYTDQPVSQELILELLNDAVWAPNHCFREPWRFIFIPKENKDDFIEDIVTTYPKEVQENKRRYLSQPTAFLIVVMNEDPRQKQWEEDFGAVSSLIQNFQLLAWERELGVVWKTNPHIHDPKVRERAGVEPGEKIVGILHMGYFDEAPKARERTPAEEKFTVYKRC from the coding sequence ATGGAAGGGAAGACAAATTCTATTGTTGCTAAAGTAATCCGTGAACGTCGCTCAATCAAGAGCGGTTATACAGATCAACCTGTTTCACAAGAATTAATTCTTGAATTATTAAATGATGCGGTTTGGGCACCAAATCATTGTTTTAGAGAACCATGGCGCTTTATCTTTATACCAAAAGAGAATAAGGATGATTTTATTGAAGATATTGTGACCACCTATCCAAAAGAAGTTCAAGAAAATAAACGGCGCTATTTAAGTCAACCGACAGCTTTTCTCATTGTCGTTATGAATGAGGATCCAAGACAAAAGCAATGGGAAGAGGATTTTGGAGCAGTAAGTAGTCTTATCCAAAATTTCCAATTGTTAGCATGGGAACGAGAGCTAGGGGTTGTATGGAAAACAAACCCGCATATTCACGATCCAAAGGTGCGTGAAAGAGCAGGGGTGGAACCAGGAGAGAAGATTGTCGGCATTTTGCATATGGGATATTTTGACGAGGCTCCCAAAGCTAGAGAACGCACCCCAGCAGAGGAGAAGTTTACGGTATATAAGCGTTGTTAA
- a CDS encoding MSMEG_1061 family FMN-dependent PPOX-type flavoprotein: MKQVNFAANAITSEEELREIIGHPHQLVLKKSISFIDEKCKVFISTSPLLFLSTSDSHGKCDVSPRGDLPGSIKILNNKQLVIPDRPGNKRLDSILNILTNPQIGLIFLIPGVEEVLRINGRATVINDGEILSKMSLKGKTPSLGIGVDVEECFIHCPRALKESKIWSPDMWPEKEEVPAMMDIFRAHLKVNGIDLKE; the protein is encoded by the coding sequence ATGAAGCAGGTGAATTTTGCCGCGAACGCGATCACTTCAGAAGAGGAACTAAGGGAAATCATTGGTCACCCTCATCAGTTGGTTTTAAAAAAAAGCATTTCATTTATTGACGAAAAGTGCAAAGTGTTTATTTCGACGTCACCACTTTTGTTCCTGTCGACATCTGATTCCCATGGGAAATGTGATGTTTCTCCAAGAGGAGATCTTCCTGGGTCTATTAAAATTTTAAATAATAAGCAGCTAGTCATTCCTGATCGACCTGGAAATAAGCGCTTAGATTCAATATTAAATATTTTAACTAATCCTCAGATAGGTTTAATATTTCTTATTCCTGGCGTTGAAGAAGTGTTGCGTATTAACGGGCGGGCTACGGTCATTAATGATGGTGAAATCTTAAGCAAAATGAGTTTAAAGGGGAAAACTCCTTCACTTGGGATAGGTGTTGATGTGGAAGAGTGCTTTATTCATTGTCCTAGAGCATTAAAAGAGTCGAAGATCTGGAGCCCGGATATGTGGCCCGAAAAAGAAGAGGTACCAGCGATGATGGACATTTTTCGTGCGCATTTAAAAGTTAATGGAATAGATCTAAAAGAGTAA
- a CDS encoding S8 family peptidase produces MSPLQTNDDPPIQLDSASNVETYGRFIVVYEDDISVVETYDGIIMDDPENVDSATVYLPLEHVDQVRKQANILSVEADQLVSVEPQRVTWGNERIQLPNFHNHGLTGEGVNISIVDTGIAQHEDLTISGGATFVFGTNSYDDDNGHGTHVAGIVAANDNDIGIVGVAPEASIYALKSLNEDGLGYLSDIIAAIDWSIDHNMDIINLSLGMQRESNALKNAVDKAYEKNILVVGAGGNDGNPQGIGDIVAYPARYDSVIAVAATNQYNRRGSFSATGPTVEVSAPGVNILSTYLHNNYVQLDGTSMAAPYVTGTLALLKQHYPDMDVSQLRKELRENTLDLGEPGRDPWFGYGLIQLPEPIIPDDQTQDDSNPEEPLPEDPTIPDDQIQDDPVPEEPSPDPTVPKQQYFQDTIGHWANDAIHEVYERGWMKGTGGNLFSPKGKLTRAQAAVILVRVLNLTSTPEDIPFFHDIYNHWAREEIEIIAQHRIMRGLEANQFAPETPMTREQMATMLSRILQLERTAEMQNPFTDVVEGHWASNAIIAAAHHQVFKGKTATTFAGKEQMDRAQMATLLQRLTPQLTNQP; encoded by the coding sequence ATGTCACCTTTACAAACAAATGATGATCCTCCTATACAGCTTGACTCGGCATCAAATGTTGAAACGTATGGGCGATTTATTGTTGTTTATGAAGACGACATTTCTGTTGTTGAGACATATGACGGTATCATTATGGATGATCCTGAAAATGTTGATAGTGCAACGGTTTACCTCCCCTTAGAGCATGTAGATCAAGTAAGGAAACAAGCAAACATTTTATCCGTCGAAGCCGATCAACTTGTCTCTGTTGAACCGCAACGGGTAACATGGGGGAATGAAAGGATCCAACTCCCAAATTTTCATAATCATGGTTTGACCGGTGAAGGGGTAAACATATCCATTGTTGATACAGGCATTGCTCAACATGAGGACTTAACGATTTCTGGGGGAGCCACATTTGTATTTGGAACTAACTCTTATGATGATGATAATGGTCATGGCACACATGTTGCGGGCATTGTCGCTGCAAATGATAATGACATCGGAATTGTTGGCGTTGCTCCTGAAGCATCCATTTATGCACTAAAGTCATTAAATGAAGATGGACTTGGCTATTTGTCGGATATCATAGCCGCCATTGATTGGTCAATCGATCATAACATGGACATTATCAATTTAAGCCTCGGGATGCAACGAGAGTCTAATGCACTTAAAAATGCAGTCGATAAAGCTTATGAGAAAAACATTTTAGTGGTAGGGGCCGGCGGAAACGACGGGAATCCGCAAGGCATAGGGGATATTGTGGCTTATCCTGCAAGATACGACTCTGTGATCGCTGTTGCTGCTACAAATCAATATAATCGACGAGGATCGTTTTCGGCAACAGGGCCTACGGTTGAAGTTAGTGCTCCTGGGGTAAATATTTTAAGCACGTACTTACACAATAACTATGTCCAATTAGATGGAACAAGTATGGCAGCCCCTTACGTAACCGGAACATTAGCGCTCCTGAAACAACACTACCCAGACATGGACGTAAGCCAGTTACGAAAAGAATTACGAGAGAATACGTTAGATTTAGGCGAACCAGGAAGGGACCCTTGGTTTGGCTATGGTCTCATTCAATTACCGGAACCTATTATACCCGATGATCAGACACAAGATGACTCTAACCCTGAGGAACCTTTACCGGAGGATCCTACTATACCTGATGACCAGATACAAGATGATCCTGTACCTGAGGAGCCTTCACCGGATCCTACTGTACCCAAGCAGCAATATTTTCAAGACACAATTGGGCATTGGGCAAATGATGCCATTCACGAAGTGTATGAGCGTGGCTGGATGAAAGGGACAGGAGGAAACCTTTTTTCACCGAAGGGAAAATTAACAAGAGCACAAGCTGCAGTCATTTTAGTTCGAGTCCTTAATCTTACAAGTACACCAGAAGACATTCCTTTCTTTCATGATATTTATAACCATTGGGCACGAGAAGAAATTGAAATCATAGCCCAACATCGTATTATGAGAGGGCTGGAAGCGAATCAATTCGCACCAGAAACACCAATGACAAGAGAACAAATGGCTACCATGTTAAGTCGCATTTTGCAATTAGAACGAACAGCTGAGATGCAAAACCCATTTACCGATGTAGTAGAAGGTCATTGGGCAAGTAACGCCATTATTGCAGCAGCACATCACCAAGTATTTAAAGGGAAGACAGCGACGACATTCGCAGGAAAAGAGCAAATGGACCGTGCTCAAATGGCGACACTCCTGCAACGTCTTACGCCTCAGTTGACGAATCAACCGTAA